In a single window of the Bufo bufo chromosome 5, aBufBuf1.1, whole genome shotgun sequence genome:
- the TSHZ1 gene encoding teashirt homolog 1 — translation MPRRKQQAPRRSAAYVPAEELKAAETEEDNVEDDGLSLDVQDSEYLFSEEPEGKETQSYQNSPVSSATNHDAGYGSPFSETSDHLADFKSTSSKDGQDREDSQNADNSSYPQDSLAQIKAVYTNLFSENSWSTLALDLKKSSPTTSADASKQSEDEDVKPKSVTPTPPPITSSSSSTNTSTSISVSTSNSTNSNNASGYDWHQAALAKTLQQTSYGLLPEPSLFSTVQLYRQNNKLYGSVFTGASKFRCKDCSGAYDTLVELTVHMNETGHYRDNNRDRESERTRRWSKPRKRSLMEMEGKEDAQKVLKCMYCGHSFESLQDLSVHMIKTKHYQKVPLKEPVPAITKLVPTTKKRALQDISSPESPEQAGISPGATGTDNAKDPKTANPYVTPNNRYGYQNGASYTWQFEARKAQILKCMECGSSHDTLQQLTAHMMVTGHFLKVTNSASKKGKQLVLDAVVEEKIQSIPLPPTTHARLPASYIKKQPDSPAASPLSEDKLEAEQEKVIYPEPEKKIKEENEEPDKIEPAVSYQYLREEDLDDSPKGGLDILKSLENTVSSAISKAQNGAPSWGGYPSIHAAYQLPGSIKALQPTVQSVQMQPSYASSVKSMVSDHNALVHSPGSVSPPPHRSNVSAMEELVEKVTGKINVKKEEKPAEKEKVTPVKPISPVAKENKDILKTDDSNIKTIKKSTDAELQKTKKEAPLETHTPNGTESHKTKMTNGCNSLGIITDHSTEPSFINPLSALQSIMNTHLGKVSKPVSPSLDPLAMLYKISNSMLDKPIYPTTPVKQVESIDRYYYDNSDQPIDLTKSKNKPLVASITDPVSSPLRESALMDISDMVKNLTGRLTPKSSTPSTVSEKSDADGSSFEEALDELSPVHKRKGRQSNWNPQHLLILQAQFASSLRETAEGKYIMSDLGPQERVHISKFTGLSMTTISHWLANVKYQLRRTGGTKFLKNLDTGHPVFFCNDCASQFRTASTYISHLETHLGFSLKDLSKVSLNQIQEQQNVSKVITNKALSSIGLIEEDSGSTFQCKLCNRTFASKHAVKLHLSKTHGKSPEDHVIYVTELEKQ, via the coding sequence CATATGTTCCTGCAGAAGAATTAAAGGCAGCTGAAACTGAGGAAGACAATGTAGAAGATGATGGACTTTCCTTGGATGTCCAAGACAGTGAATATTTATTTAGCGAAGAACCAGAAGGCAAAGAGACTCAGAGCTACCAAAATTCCCCTGTCAGTAGTGCAACTAATCATGATGCTGGCTATGGTTCTCCATTTAGTGAAACAAGTGACCATCTAGCAGATTTTAAAAGTACTTCTTCCAAGGATGGACAAGACAGAGAAGATAGTCAGAATGCAGACAATTCATCTTATCCTCAGGACAGTTTGGCACAAATTAAAGCGGTGTACACTAACCTGTTTTCAGAAAACAGTTGGTCCACTTTGGCATTAGACCTGAAAAAGTCAAGTCCAACCACAAGTGCAGATGCAAGCAAGCAAAGTGAGGATGAAGATGTAAAACCTAAATCTGTTACGCCCACGCCTCCGCCTATTacaagtagtagtagcagtactaATACAAGTACTAGTATCAGTGTTAGTACAAGCAACAGTACAAATAGTAACAATGCTTCTGGATATGACTGGCACCAAGCGGCATTGGCAAAGACATTGCAGCAAACATCATATGGACTTCTGCCAGAGCCTAGCCTGTTTAGCACAGTTCAACTCTACCGGCAAAATAATAAACTGTATGGGTCTGTTTTTACTGGAGCCAGTAAGTTCAGATGCAAAGACTGCAGTGGAGCTTATGACACACTGGTAGAGCTAACTGTTCATATGAATGAAACAGGACATTATCGTGATAATAATAGAGACAGAGAATCTGAAAGAACCAGACGTTGGTCTAAACCTAGAAAAAGATCACTTATGGAAATGGAAGGAAAAGAAGACGCACAGAAAGTTCTGAAATGCATGTATTGTGGACATTCCTTTGAATCTCTGCAAGATCTTAGTGTTCACATGATTAAAACGAAGCATTACCAAAAAGTGCCTCTAAAAGAGCCAGTACCAGCCATAACAAAACTGGTCCCTACCACGAAAAAACGCGCTCTTCAGGATATATCATCACCTGAGTCACCTGAGCAAGCAGGAATTTCTCCAGGGGCCACAGGAACTGATAATGCAAAGGACCCTAAAACTGCCAATCCTTATGTGACTCCTAACAACAGATATGGTTATCAAAATGGTGCTAGTTATACATGGCAGTTTGAGGCACGCAAAGCTCAAATTTTGAAGTGCATGGAATGTGGCAGCTCCCATGATACTTTACAGCAACTTACTGCTCACATGATGGTCACTGGACATTTCTTAAAAGTGACCAATTCTGCCTCTAAAAAAGGAAAACAACTGGTTTTGGATGCAGTTGTAGAAGAGAAAATTCAGTCAATACCTTTACCCCCAACTACACATGCGAGATTACCAGCATCATACATAAAGAAGCAGCCAGACTCACCAGCTGCATCACCACTTTCAGAGGACAAACTAGAAGCAGAACAGGAAAAAGTAATCTATCCTGAGCCAGAAAAGAAGATAAAGGAAGAAAATGAAGAACCTGACAAAATTGAGCCTGCAGTTTCATATCAATACCTCAGAGAGGAGGATTTAGACGATAGTCCTAAAGGTGGGTTGGATATTTTAAAGTCACTGGAAAATACAGTGTCCTCTGCAATTAGTAAGGCTCAAAATGGAGCACCATCATGGGGTGGATATCCTAGTATTCATGCTGCTTATCAGCTACCCGGATCTATAAAAGCATTGCAGCCCACTGTACAGAGTGTGCAAATGCaaccatcatatgccagtagtgtCAAATCCATGGTCTCTGACCATAATGCTTTGGTCCATTCTCCTGGTAGCGTATCACCTCCTCCTCACAGAAGCAATGTATCGGCAATGGAAGAATTAGTGGAGAAAGTAACTGGAAAAATAAAtgtaaagaaagaagaaaaaccaGCAGAGAAGGAAAAGGTGACTCCAGTTAAACCCATATCTCCAGTAGCAAAAGAAAACAAAGACATTCTTAAAACAGATGACTCCAATATAAAGACTATAAAGAAATCCACAGATGCTGAACTTCAGAAGACAAAAAAGGAAGCCCCATTGGAAACTCACACACCAAATGGTACAGAATCTCATAAAACAAAAATGACTAATGGGTGCAACAGTTTAGGAATTATAACAGATCATTCAACTGAGCCATCATTTATAAATCCCCTCAGTGCATTACAATCCATAATGAATACACATTTAGGCAAAGTTTCAAAGCCAGTAAGTCCATCTTTGGATCCATTAGCAATGTTATACAAAATTAGCAATAGTATGTTAGACAAACCTATCTATCCAACCACTCCTGTCAAACAGGTTGAGTCCATTGATCGGTACTACTACGACAACAGCGATCAGCCAATAGATTTGACAAAATCCAAAAACAAACCTCTTGTTGCAAGTATAACTGACCCAGTCTCCTCACCCCTAAGGGAAAGTGCACTCATGGACATTTCTGATATGGTGAAGAATCTCACTGGACGTTTAACACCCAAGTCTTCTACTCCGTCAACTGTATCTGAAAAGTCAGATGCAGATGGCAGCAGTTTTGAAGAGGCATTGGATGAGTTATCTCCTGTACATAAAAGAAAGGGCAGACAGTCCAACTGGAACCCCCAGCATCTCCTTATACTTCAGGCCCAGTTTGCCTCTAGCTTACGGGAGACAGCTGAAGGCAAGTATATCATGTCAGACTTAGGTCCTCAAGAACGGGTACACATCTCTAAGTTTACTGGTCTTTCAATGACAACGATCAGCCATTGGTTGGCCAATGTCAAATATCAGCTAAGGAGGACAGGGGGAACAAAATTTTTAAAGAATCTGGACACGGGACACCCTGTTTTCTTTTGTAATGATTGTGCCTCTCAGTTCCGGACTGCTTCAACATATATAAGTCATTTAGAGACACATCTAGGCTTTAGCTTGAAGGATCTGTCAAAGGTTTCTCTAAATCAAATTCAAGAGCAGCAGAATGTTTCAAAAGTTATCACCAATAAGGCTTTAAGCTCAATTGGACTTATTGAGGAGGATTCAGGCTCCACATTCCAGTGTAAGCTCTGCAACCGGACTTTTGCAAGCAAACACGCAGTTAAACTGCACCTTAGCAAAACACATGGAAAGTCCCCAGAGGACCATGTGATATATGTAACTGAATTGGAAAAACAGTAA